In Rahnella aquatilis CIP 78.65 = ATCC 33071, one DNA window encodes the following:
- the recO gene encoding DNA repair protein RecO: MEGWQRAFVLHGRPYSETSLMLDLFTEGQGRVRILAKGARGRRSNLKGCLQPFTPLLVRWSGRGEVKTLRNAEPVSLALPLSGLMLYSGLYVNELVSRVLEQEANYSSLFFDYLNCLQNLAGASGSPEYALRQFELSLLHHLGYGVDFLHCAGSGEEVSDNMTYRYREEKGFIASLVIDNSSFTGRDLKALASREFPDLSTLRAAKRFTRMALKPYLGGKPLKSRELFRQFQVKRPVLPSDNSSR, translated from the coding sequence ATGGAAGGCTGGCAACGCGCATTTGTTTTGCATGGGCGACCTTACAGTGAAACCAGCTTAATGCTGGATCTGTTCACTGAGGGACAAGGGCGGGTACGCATACTGGCTAAAGGTGCGCGTGGCCGCCGGTCCAATTTAAAAGGCTGCTTGCAGCCTTTTACACCTTTACTGGTTCGCTGGAGCGGGCGGGGAGAAGTGAAAACCCTGCGTAATGCTGAACCAGTCTCTCTTGCACTTCCCCTTTCTGGTTTGATGCTTTACAGCGGTTTATACGTCAATGAACTCGTTTCGCGGGTGCTTGAGCAGGAAGCCAATTACTCTTCATTATTCTTTGATTATCTCAATTGCCTGCAAAATCTTGCGGGTGCCAGCGGCTCTCCTGAGTATGCGTTACGTCAGTTCGAACTCTCTCTTTTGCATCATCTGGGTTACGGCGTGGATTTTCTGCATTGCGCAGGCAGCGGTGAAGAAGTCAGCGACAACATGACTTACCGTTATCGTGAAGAAAAAGGCTTTATTGCCAGTCTGGTGATTGATAATTCCAGCTTTACCGGTCGGGATTTGAAAGCCCTGGCCAGCCGTGAATTTCCGGATCTTTCAACGCTGCGGGCGGCGAAGCGTTTTACCCGTATGGCGCTGAAACCTTATCTTGGCGGCAAGCCGCTGAAAAGCCGCGAGCTGTTCCGCCAGTTTCAGGTTAAAAGGCCTGTTTTACCCTCTGACAATTCTTCCCGCTAA
- the era gene encoding GTPase Era — translation MSEEKNYCGFVAIVGRPNVGKSTLLNELLGQKISITSRKPQTTRHRIMGIHTEGPYQAIYVDTPGLHIEEKRAINRLMNRAASSSIGDVELVIFVVEGTNWTADDEMVVNKLRDLKSPVLLAINKIDNVTDKSKLLPHLQFLSEQMNFVDIVPISAEKGINVDTIAALVRKRLPEAVHHFPEDYITDRSQRFMASEIIREKLMRFLGEELPYSVTVEIERFVSNERGGYDINGLILVEREGQKKMVIGNKGSKIKTIGIEARHDMENMFEAKVHLELWVKVKSGWADDERALRSLGYVDDL, via the coding sequence ATGAGCGAAGAAAAGAATTACTGTGGTTTTGTTGCAATCGTAGGCCGTCCTAACGTCGGCAAATCTACCTTGCTCAATGAATTATTGGGGCAAAAAATCTCCATTACTTCCCGCAAACCACAAACCACGCGTCACCGCATCATGGGTATCCATACTGAAGGGCCATATCAGGCCATTTACGTAGATACCCCGGGGCTGCACATTGAAGAAAAACGTGCTATCAACCGTCTGATGAATCGTGCTGCAAGCAGCTCAATCGGTGATGTTGAACTGGTGATCTTCGTTGTTGAAGGCACTAACTGGACTGCCGATGACGAAATGGTGGTCAACAAGCTGCGTGATTTGAAATCACCGGTTCTGCTGGCGATCAACAAGATTGATAACGTCACCGACAAATCTAAGTTATTGCCACATTTGCAATTCCTTAGCGAGCAGATGAACTTCGTCGATATCGTGCCTATCTCCGCAGAGAAAGGGATAAACGTTGATACCATCGCGGCTCTGGTGCGCAAACGTCTGCCGGAAGCGGTTCATCACTTCCCGGAAGATTACATTACTGACCGTTCACAGCGCTTTATGGCCTCTGAAATCATCCGTGAAAAACTGATGCGTTTCCTGGGCGAAGAGTTGCCGTATTCTGTGACCGTTGAAATCGAACGCTTTGTCAGCAATGAGCGGGGCGGATACGATATCAATGGGCTGATTCTGGTAGAACGTGAAGGCCAGAAGAAAATGGTTATCGGCAACAAAGGCTCTAAAATCAAAACGATTGGGATTGAAGCTCGCCACGACATGGAAAACATGTTTGAAGCGAAAGTCCATCTTGAGTTGTGGGTTAAGGTTAAATCCGGCTGGGCAGACGACGAACGTGCGTTGCGCAGTCTGGGTTATGTAGACGACTTATAA
- the rnc gene encoding ribonuclease III, translating into MNPIVINRLQRKLGYTFQQQELLLQALTHRSASSKHNERLEFLGDSILSYVIANALYHRFPRVDEGDMSRMRATLVRGNTLAEMAREFDLGECLRLGPGELKSGGFRRESILADTVEALIGGVFLDSDIQTVEKLILDWYRSRLDEISPGDKQKDPKTRLQEFLQGRHLPLPSYLVVQVRGEAHDQEFTIHCQVSGLSQPVVGTGSSRRKAEQAAAEQALIQLELE; encoded by the coding sequence ATGAATCCCATCGTAATAAACAGGCTTCAGCGGAAGCTGGGCTACACTTTTCAACAGCAGGAGCTTTTATTGCAGGCACTGACTCACCGCAGCGCAAGCAGTAAACACAATGAGCGTTTAGAGTTCCTGGGTGACTCAATTCTTAGTTATGTCATTGCTAACGCGCTGTACCATCGTTTTCCTCGCGTAGACGAGGGCGATATGAGTCGTATGCGTGCCACATTAGTACGTGGAAATACGCTAGCGGAAATGGCGCGTGAATTCGATCTCGGCGAATGTTTACGCTTAGGGCCGGGCGAATTGAAAAGTGGTGGTTTCCGCCGCGAGTCGATTCTTGCGGATACGGTGGAGGCACTCATTGGCGGCGTGTTCCTGGACAGTGATATCCAGACCGTCGAAAAGCTGATTCTCGATTGGTACCGTAGTCGTTTGGACGAAATCAGTCCCGGTGATAAGCAGAAAGACCCAAAAACCCGCTTACAGGAGTTTTTGCAAGGTCGTCATCTGCCGTTGCCTTCTTATCTGGTTGTGCAGGTTCGCGGTGAAGCGCACGATCAGGAGTTTACCATCCACTGCCAGGTCAGTGGCTTGAGCCAGCCGGTTGTAGGAACCGGTTCAAGTCGCCGTAAAGCCGAGCAGGCGGCAGCGGAACAAGCGCTGATACAGCTGGAGCTTGAATGA
- the lepB gene encoding signal peptidase I produces the protein MANMFALILAVATLVSGIIWCLDRFKLAPARRAKIAKIKAETGGAVDDSTLNKVAKQPGWVETCASVFPVLLVVFVVRSFIYEPFQIPSGSMMPTLLIGDFIVVEKYAYGLKDPITQTKLIPTGEPKRGDVVVFKYPQNPSVDYIKRLVGLPGDRVTYDPFSKQVTVQPACETGKNCNTALAVTYDTGVASDFVQTFGQSSGGEASSGFFETPPTGNVPQDGVRLVQRNETLGNVTHRILTVPGARDQLGAYYQQPGQPLGTWVVPAGHYFMMGDNRDNSADSRYWGFVPEQNLVGRASAIWMSFKKQEGEWPTGVRLSRIGGIH, from the coding sequence ATGGCTAACATGTTTGCCCTGATTCTGGCGGTTGCAACGCTGGTATCAGGGATTATCTGGTGCCTTGATCGTTTTAAGCTGGCACCCGCGCGCCGGGCTAAAATTGCTAAAATTAAAGCTGAAACGGGTGGTGCCGTTGACGATTCAACGCTGAACAAAGTGGCGAAGCAACCGGGCTGGGTGGAAACCTGTGCGTCGGTATTCCCTGTATTGTTAGTTGTGTTTGTGGTGCGTTCATTTATTTATGAACCTTTCCAGATCCCGTCCGGTTCCATGATGCCAACGCTGCTTATTGGCGATTTCATCGTGGTGGAGAAATATGCGTACGGTCTGAAAGATCCTATTACTCAGACTAAGCTGATCCCAACCGGTGAGCCGAAACGTGGCGATGTAGTCGTATTTAAATATCCGCAAAATCCGAGCGTGGACTATATTAAACGTCTGGTAGGTTTACCGGGTGACCGCGTGACATACGATCCGTTCAGCAAGCAAGTGACCGTTCAGCCTGCCTGTGAAACGGGCAAAAATTGCAACACCGCACTGGCTGTGACATATGACACCGGGGTTGCCAGCGATTTCGTACAGACTTTTGGTCAGTCTTCGGGCGGCGAAGCCAGCAGTGGTTTCTTTGAAACACCACCGACGGGTAACGTGCCACAAGACGGTGTCCGTCTTGTACAGCGCAATGAAACACTGGGCAATGTCACGCATCGTATTCTGACCGTGCCAGGCGCGCGTGACCAACTGGGTGCTTATTATCAGCAACCGGGTCAGCCACTGGGAACGTGGGTGGTGCCGGCTGGCCATTACTTCATGATGGGCGATAACCGTGATAATAGCGCCGACAGCCGTTATTGGGGCTTTGTGCCGGAACAAAATTTAGTGGGTAGAGCCTCTGCAATTTGGATGAGCTTTAAAAAACAGGAAGGTGAATGGCCTACCGGTGTTCGTTTAAGCCGTATCGGTGGAATTCATTAA